One genomic region from Thermoleptolyngbya sichuanensis A183 encodes:
- a CDS encoding YeeE/YedE family protein, with protein MKNHLAALISGILFGFGLGLSQMIDRDRVLGFLDVAGAWDPTLLFVLGGAVGVTLIAFRFVLKRSRPLFADKFYLPTKRELDLPLVVGAAIFGIGWGISGYCPGPAIAALVLGIWNPVLFLIGMIVGSLAQKWTVAQSQTGQKTELR; from the coding sequence ATGAAAAACCATCTAGCAGCACTCATTTCGGGCATTCTGTTCGGCTTTGGGTTAGGACTATCGCAAATGATCGATCGCGATCGCGTTCTCGGATTTCTCGATGTAGCAGGTGCATGGGACCCAACGTTGCTGTTCGTTTTGGGAGGGGCAGTTGGCGTTACGCTGATTGCGTTCCGTTTTGTACTCAAGCGATCGCGTCCCTTATTTGCCGATAAATTTTATCTTCCTACTAAACGAGAGCTTGATTTGCCGCTGGTTGTGGGTGCGGCAATTTTTGGCATCGGCTGGGGGATTTCGGGCTACTGCCCAGGGCCAGCGATTGCAGCACTGGTTTTAGGAATTTGGAATCCGGTTTTGTTCTTGATTGGCATGATTGTGGGTTCTCTTGCTCAAAAATGGACAGTAGCTCAAAGTCAAACTGGCCAGAAGACCGAGTTGAGATGA